In Paenibacillus larvae subsp. larvae, the following proteins share a genomic window:
- a CDS encoding transposase — protein sequence MRRTKYSNEFKVQVVKEALETRNKAAVARRYELASNIESGKWGVISVEGISPLETKKLSQENDHLKRLLGEKDLEITILRDLVKKKNPHLLTKLK from the coding sequence ATGAGACGAACGAAATATTCCAACGAGTTTAAGGTACAGGTTGTAAAGGAAGCTCTGGAAACCAGAAACAAAGCAGCCGTGGCAAGACGTTACGAGCTTGCCTCCAATATTGAGTCAGGAAAATGGGGAGTGATTTCGGTAGAGGGGATTTCCCCTCTGGAAACAAAGAAGTTGTCCCAAGAAAATGACCACTTAAAACGGCTGCTAGGGGAAAAAGATCTTGAGATCACTATTCTGCGTGACCTGGTAAAAAAGAAAAACCCTCACTTGCTGACAAAGTTGAAGTAG
- a CDS encoding DDE-type integrase/transposase/recombinase → MKKTVSEGRSAPGYSYQANGTKVPDEQIQEWLMELISSDGFAYGYRKLTVCLRREYQLQINKKKVYRLCKKLDILLPQRRKPVVYPRKLARNRTVTDSNQLFETDIKYGFIAGEERFFFILSCIDVYDRSIVAFHIGLSCEAKDVASTLQSALMKRQLFETLEKPVIRSDNGPQFVSHAFQQACTSFGVEHERIPPKTPNMNAHIESFHQLLQDECLARYEF, encoded by the coding sequence ATGAAGAAAACAGTTAGTGAGGGACGTTCAGCGCCAGGGTATTCCTATCAAGCGAATGGAACAAAAGTACCTGATGAACAGATTCAAGAATGGCTCATGGAACTGATTTCGTCAGATGGATTTGCTTATGGATACCGGAAGCTGACCGTTTGCTTGCGCCGAGAATACCAGTTACAGATCAATAAGAAGAAAGTGTATCGCCTATGTAAGAAGCTGGACATCCTGCTTCCACAACGACGGAAACCTGTTGTGTATCCACGAAAACTGGCTCGTAACCGAACGGTTACTGACTCCAACCAGCTCTTCGAAACAGACATTAAATACGGATTTATAGCAGGTGAAGAACGATTTTTCTTTATTCTGTCTTGCATAGATGTATACGACCGCTCGATTGTAGCCTTTCACATAGGACTGAGCTGCGAAGCAAAAGATGTTGCAAGTACACTTCAAAGTGCCTTGATGAAACGTCAGTTATTTGAAACTCTAGAAAAGCCCGTAATTCGCTCGGATAACGGACCACAGTTTGTTTCCCATGCCTTTCAACAAGCCTGTACAAGCTTCGGAGTGGAACACGAACGAATTCCACCAAAAACGCCGAATATGAATGCTCACATTGAGTCATTTCATCAACTTCTTCAAGATGAGTGTTTGGCACGGTACGAATTTTGA
- a CDS encoding BhlA/UviB family holin-like peptide — MEEQIFNTALNTGIFGALFIWLLFTTMKKNEVREKEYQKTISENQEVIREQAKSFSLLSSDIAEIKGILKGKPGEGDVQ, encoded by the coding sequence GGAACAAATTTTTAATACAGCGCTAAATACCGGGATATTTGGTGCGCTGTTTATCTGGCTGCTTTTTACTACAATGAAGAAAAATGAAGTTCGGGAGAAGGAGTATCAGAAGACTATTAGCGAGAATCAGGAAGTCATTCGGGAGCAAGCTAAGTCTTTTAGCCTTCTTTCAAGTGATATTGCCGAGATCAAAGGGATTCTAAAAGGAAAACCCGGGGAAGGAGATGTTCAATGA
- a CDS encoding collagen-like repeat preface domain-containing protein, with protein sequence MRKRDRKHPPASHLSEARRHLPVQKKGRQRGDSRGWNKWQEAYQRLFNTHLPDGSTDIVFTSSQADDLVKLLEVLSAEIPLALSNPNPASMSRLHSLFHQFRALFFTIPLPVSQAESNCSCIDDVLSLLHSFPYPAFDLAGRIQYWLDGLDMIFTGLRTGEVYKEKLLNALKSVVGQIKESYPVSEEEVILFPESLIQPFIHLLQNLPVGICLALVNQDSDSIRRLKNMVAQLAFMFS encoded by the coding sequence GTGAGGAAAAGAGATCGGAAGCACCCCCCTGCATCTCATCTTTCCGAGGCTCGCAGACATCTGCCTGTTCAAAAAAAAGGAAGGCAGAGGGGCGACTCGCGAGGATGGAACAAGTGGCAGGAAGCATATCAACGGCTATTCAATACTCATTTACCTGATGGGTCTACAGATATTGTTTTCACTTCGTCACAAGCTGATGATCTGGTCAAACTTCTCGAAGTTTTATCGGCTGAAATCCCCCTTGCCTTGTCCAACCCAAATCCAGCAAGTATGTCCAGGCTTCATTCCTTGTTTCATCAGTTTAGAGCCTTGTTTTTCACCATCCCCCTTCCGGTATCGCAGGCTGAAAGCAACTGTTCGTGTATAGATGATGTACTATCACTTTTGCATTCATTCCCTTATCCCGCTTTTGATCTGGCTGGTCGGATTCAGTATTGGCTGGATGGACTTGATATGATTTTTACTGGTTTACGTACCGGGGAAGTTTACAAAGAAAAACTGCTGAATGCACTGAAATCAGTTGTCGGACAGATTAAAGAATCGTATCCCGTTTCTGAAGAAGAAGTGATATTGTTTCCTGAGAGCCTAATCCAGCCTTTTATACACCTGCTTCAAAATCTTCCTGTAGGCATCTGCCTTGCTCTGGTTAATCAAGACTCCGACAGTATCAGGCGGTTAAAGAACATGGTAGCCCAACTTGCATTTATGTTCAGTTAA
- a CDS encoding DUF3221 domain-containing protein — translation MITRKKLVAVATTLTLALGLTAGLTPAFAHSDESSLKRTSLSSASKQEQFSFTGYIMTVGDKYMTVADTPTKEEALQGNWRDLVNQGKILIVPVPKNEVYIVGDKVNVYFQAMTKSLPPIAIKPTIEKILD, via the coding sequence ATGATCACAAGGAAGAAGTTAGTAGCTGTAGCAACCACTCTTACATTAGCTTTAGGATTAACAGCAGGACTTACCCCCGCATTTGCGCATTCAGATGAATCTTCATTGAAAAGAACTTCTCTCTCATCTGCCAGCAAACAAGAACAATTTTCTTTCACCGGGTATATCATGACGGTTGGTGACAAGTATATGACTGTTGCAGATACCCCAACAAAAGAAGAAGCTTTGCAAGGAAACTGGAGGGATCTGGTGAATCAGGGTAAGATATTGATAGTCCCTGTTCCAAAAAATGAAGTATATATAGTAGGAGATAAAGTAAATGTCTATTTCCAAGCAATGACTAAATCACTACCCCCCATTGCGATTAAACCTACCATTGAAAAAATATTAGATTAA
- a CDS encoding YjcZ family sporulation protein, whose product MSSSCGGYGTSCYGGLFTNTGTILVLFILLVIISRTFLY is encoded by the coding sequence ATGAGCTCATCTTGTGGAGGATACGGCACTTCATGTTACGGAGGTTTATTCACGAATACAGGAACCATTTTAGTCCTGTTCATTCTATTGGTCATTATTTCTCGAACCTTTTTGTATTAA
- a CDS encoding IS256 family transposase, with the protein MAQYQINVDSQLLHQLFLGNSQDAGVAKLLESVLNQVLQAQVSEQVEADRYERTENRKAYRNGSYPHGLHTRVGTITLSVPRIRGGKFTTELFSRYQRSEQALILAMMEMVVNGVSTRKVSQVTEELCGTEFSKSTVSDLCKRLDPIVTAWNNRSLADSLFPFVLVDAMYLKVREDGRVRSRGIMIAIGVNTEGYREVLGLMLGDTESEASWSEFFSSLKGRGLRGVDLITSDDHGGLVRAVRQQLQGVTWQRCQTHFTRNVLEASPKALKDEIHGRLRSILDAPDTGTARFLLKQTLAAYEDKAGKAMGVLESGFDDATAVLMLPERYRKRLRTTNSVERLNEEVRRRERVIRIFPNRESVIRLIGALLMEQDEKWAAGKKYLDMTEYMEWRKDRPKSDAKVTRIM; encoded by the coding sequence ATGGCTCAATACCAGATTAACGTAGATTCGCAGCTTTTGCATCAACTATTTTTGGGAAATTCTCAGGATGCGGGTGTAGCCAAGCTGCTCGAGTCTGTACTGAACCAAGTCTTACAAGCACAGGTGAGTGAACAAGTGGAAGCAGATCGTTATGAACGAACAGAGAATCGAAAAGCGTACCGGAATGGATCGTATCCACATGGGCTGCATACGAGGGTGGGAACCATTACACTAAGTGTTCCGCGCATCCGTGGTGGGAAGTTCACGACAGAGCTCTTTAGTCGTTACCAGAGAAGTGAACAAGCGTTAATCTTAGCGATGATGGAAATGGTCGTAAACGGCGTCTCTACGCGTAAAGTCTCGCAAGTAACCGAAGAACTCTGCGGAACCGAGTTTTCTAAATCCACTGTTTCAGACCTTTGTAAGCGGCTGGATCCCATCGTAACTGCTTGGAATAATCGAAGCCTGGCAGACAGCCTCTTTCCGTTTGTTCTCGTAGATGCGATGTATCTCAAGGTCCGTGAAGACGGTCGTGTACGCTCACGAGGCATCATGATTGCCATTGGTGTAAACACCGAGGGCTATCGTGAAGTCCTTGGCCTGATGCTGGGTGACACAGAATCTGAAGCAAGCTGGAGTGAGTTTTTCAGCTCTCTAAAAGGACGTGGATTACGAGGTGTGGATCTCATTACCTCCGACGATCATGGCGGCCTTGTACGCGCGGTACGGCAGCAGCTGCAAGGGGTAACATGGCAGCGATGCCAGACTCACTTCACGCGAAATGTATTAGAAGCCTCACCCAAAGCCTTGAAGGATGAGATCCATGGCCGTCTACGGTCGATTCTAGATGCTCCTGATACTGGAACGGCAAGGTTTTTATTAAAACAGACCTTAGCGGCTTATGAAGATAAGGCGGGTAAGGCGATGGGCGTGCTGGAAAGCGGATTTGACGATGCTACCGCCGTCTTAATGCTGCCAGAGCGTTACCGAAAACGGCTGCGCACGACAAATAGCGTTGAGCGTCTCAACGAAGAGGTTAGACGCCGGGAACGTGTCATTCGCATCTTCCCAAACCGTGAATCCGTGATTCGTCTTATTGGTGCTCTATTGATGGAACAGGATGAAAAATGGGCAGCCGGCAAGAAATATCTCGACATGACCGAGTACATGGAATGGCGGAAGGATCGGCCAAAGTCCGATGCCAAAGTGACTCGCATTATGTAG
- a CDS encoding STAS-like domain-containing protein produces MVIQITDHVNHCVTNADGDIIRNLILGELLNENIVTVSFKNVLGVSSSFMNSAFIALLDDVSFEVIKKHLKIVHSTKTINDMMKKGFNYEVNERKNLIKV; encoded by the coding sequence ATGGTAATTCAAATAACTGACCACGTAAACCATTGCGTTACTAATGCTGATGGCGACATAATCCGCAATCTGATTCTTGGTGAGCTGTTAAATGAGAATATTGTAACTGTTTCGTTTAAGAATGTACTTGGAGTTTCATCCTCTTTTATGAATTCAGCTTTTATTGCTTTGCTTGACGATGTCAGTTTCGAAGTAATAAAAAAACATTTGAAGATTGTTCATTCAACAAAAACAATAAACGATATGATGAAAAAGGGTTTTAATTATGAAGTGAATGAAAGAAAAAACTTAATTAAAGTATAG
- a CDS encoding dimethylarginine dimethylaminohydrolase family protein — protein MNKKNEQVLVESEFAPLKRVVLAQSQYGVPIKENVEKEKIELPGPPSKYIDIEKLYGKDVAEVYPELQKRWEAEKENLGKVLKKYGVEVLRPRLLTEKEKKDRKEVGYTNFFARDPFFTIGPFIIEGTMKFEHRKEEVMTVRHILEQEAEKNECLYLATPQADRSGEFHERKGPFLEGGDVLVLNKEIFVGTSGLASNHNGIVWLRNFLSNFDYTVTEVPLHPEILHLDCALSLVRDGLMIICKEAFLEGIPESLKEWDKITVPLEDAQKLITNGLPLNEKVYVTDPEFQSSVGEQLWVDVGHISHSCSHYLFYYGKRRSRKVRASNNKDG, from the coding sequence ATGAATAAGAAAAATGAACAAGTTTTAGTTGAAAGCGAATTTGCTCCTTTAAAAAGAGTTGTTCTAGCGCAATCACAATATGGTGTTCCAATTAAAGAAAATGTAGAGAAAGAGAAGATTGAACTACCTGGTCCCCCTTCCAAATATATAGATATAGAAAAACTATATGGGAAGGATGTGGCAGAAGTTTATCCAGAATTGCAAAAGAGGTGGGAAGCTGAAAAAGAAAACCTTGGAAAAGTGCTAAAAAAATACGGAGTTGAAGTATTACGACCAAGGCTACTTACTGAAAAGGAAAAGAAAGATAGAAAAGAAGTTGGTTATACTAATTTCTTTGCAAGAGACCCTTTCTTTACTATAGGGCCATTTATCATTGAGGGAACAATGAAATTTGAACATAGAAAAGAAGAAGTTATGACTGTACGACATATTCTAGAACAGGAAGCTGAAAAAAACGAGTGTTTATATTTAGCTACGCCACAGGCAGATAGATCAGGTGAGTTTCATGAGAGGAAAGGGCCTTTTCTTGAAGGTGGCGATGTCTTAGTTCTGAACAAAGAAATTTTCGTTGGAACATCGGGGCTTGCTTCCAATCATAATGGAATAGTATGGTTAAGAAATTTTCTGTCAAATTTCGATTATACAGTCACTGAAGTCCCACTTCATCCTGAAATATTACATTTGGACTGTGCATTAAGTCTAGTTAGAGACGGATTAATGATTATTTGTAAAGAAGCATTTCTGGAAGGTATCCCAGAGTCTTTGAAAGAATGGGATAAAATAACTGTTCCTCTTGAAGATGCACAAAAATTAATAACAAATGGGCTACCTTTAAATGAAAAGGTATACGTAACTGACCCGGAATTTCAATCATCAGTAGGCGAGCAATTATGGGTTGATGTTGGCCATATTAGCCACAGCTGTAGTCATTACTTGTTTTATTATGGTAAAAGACGGAGCCGGAAAGTCAGAGCTTCAAATAACAAAGACGGGTGA
- a CDS encoding pre-toxin TG domain-containing protein: MNTIEVSDKYINYDNSQANSILQSDMFVNLQSSKEDLQKYYDDLAQLQKKLTFFDWDEFRNFFDNFDLNLDFSELNKSFEELAEWSASMDGYWEDFNASIQHMSSSVGEILSNIHIGTSKIEEAGDMIKKACDEVNEGLKKMKSGLDVINGAVSNILQNLTDMNTGMKQAQAGLNKANNGMSVANSAIDQAKKAHDTLQKYLKDPIKIKKETRGSELPKLKSLGFDFDFSSYLTLENVSVAIDLIPIVGNIKAGGKVISGYDPITGVRLEGPDYVLGIIGIIVGGEFKQVGKIAGKATELEAKANKITKSMVTETKGTAKGSIKSG; this comes from the coding sequence TTGAATACTATTGAAGTTAGCGATAAATATATTAATTATGATAATTCTCAAGCGAACAGTATTTTGCAATCCGATATGTTTGTGAATCTGCAAAGCTCTAAAGAAGACCTTCAAAAATATTATGATGACCTTGCTCAACTTCAAAAGAAATTAACATTTTTTGATTGGGATGAATTTAGAAATTTTTTTGATAATTTCGATTTAAATTTAGATTTTTCAGAGCTTAATAAGTCTTTTGAAGAGCTAGCTGAATGGTCAGCGTCCATGGATGGTTATTGGGAAGATTTTAATGCAAGCATTCAACATATGAGCTCTTCTGTGGGAGAAATCCTTTCAAATATTCACATTGGTACTTCTAAAATAGAAGAAGCTGGTGATATGATTAAAAAAGCCTGTGATGAAGTAAATGAAGGGCTTAAAAAAATGAAGTCTGGATTAGATGTCATCAATGGTGCGGTCTCGAACATTCTTCAGAATCTTACGGACATGAATACGGGAATGAAGCAGGCTCAGGCAGGTCTCAATAAGGCGAACAATGGGATGAGCGTGGCGAATTCAGCCATAGATCAAGCGAAAAAAGCCCATGACACTCTACAGAAGTATCTTAAAGACCCTATTAAGATTAAAAAAGAAACCAGAGGCTCTGAGCTTCCTAAATTAAAAAGCTTAGGATTTGATTTTGATTTTAGTTCTTATCTGACGCTAGAAAACGTCTCAGTAGCGATTGATTTAATTCCTATTGTAGGAAATATAAAGGCTGGTGGCAAAGTTATATCCGGATACGACCCGATAACGGGTGTTCGCTTAGAGGGACCTGACTATGTGCTAGGTATCATTGGTATTATTGTGGGCGGTGAATTCAAGCAGGTAGGTAAAATTGCGGGTAAGGCAACAGAGCTTGAGGCGAAAGCAAATAAAATTACAAAATCAATGGTTACTGAAACTAAGGGGACGGCAAAAGGTTCAATAAAGTCTGGATGA
- a CDS encoding SH3 domain-containing protein — translation MRKITNVVVLFIFAVISFVTPYTQTVFAEETRLTLEKETAIYDAPSFSTKTIYTISPQKVKVLEKRPDGWFKVSTWLGDKWIAPKGAVVIPRETERSLR, via the coding sequence ATGAGAAAAATAACGAATGTTGTAGTTTTGTTTATTTTTGCAGTTATTAGCTTTGTTACCCCCTATACCCAAACTGTTTTTGCAGAAGAAACAAGGTTAACTTTGGAGAAGGAAACAGCGATCTACGATGCTCCTTCTTTTTCTACGAAAACCATCTATACGATAAGCCCGCAAAAAGTAAAGGTCTTAGAAAAAAGGCCGGATGGCTGGTTTAAAGTTTCCACTTGGCTAGGGGATAAGTGGATTGCACCCAAAGGGGCAGTTGTAATACCTAGAGAAACCGAACGATCTCTCAGGTGA
- a CDS encoding HD-GYP domain-containing protein, with translation MNVHIYELHNGDRLLKDIYNGTGLHILAAGTEINQSNIEKLLLHRIEYVDIIRIDNSDGEETTSLMSPSSGQAEIFIGAMANMQQMFDQASVSGFIQNDLVEEQVDPLLEHIQKEKDMVSLLLKVNSPDDYTYRHSLKVSMIAYHLSIWSGESEEYARFAAKAGLLHDIGKSKINPDLLAKPGSLTPEEHAAIQKHTIYGYEMIRSSLQDEILALVALQHHERLDGSGYPYQRKKDQIHPFPRIISIADEYSSMTSERTYRAKKDLLAVLKELHKLSFGKLDPRLTYVFIEHMIPNFIGKKARLSDGREGVIVMTNPTSYFRPLIQVEGNFINLDHLPQLEITHIMQE, from the coding sequence ATGAACGTACACATATATGAACTTCACAACGGTGACCGCTTGTTAAAAGACATCTATAACGGGACAGGACTTCACATTTTGGCAGCCGGTACAGAGATCAATCAGTCAAATATAGAAAAGCTGCTGCTCCACCGCATTGAATACGTTGATATTATCAGAATAGATAATTCTGACGGGGAAGAAACCACTTCTTTAATGTCACCTTCTTCCGGACAAGCCGAAATATTTATAGGTGCCATGGCTAACATGCAGCAAATGTTTGACCAAGCCAGTGTAAGCGGGTTCATTCAAAATGATCTGGTGGAAGAACAGGTTGATCCTTTGCTTGAACACATCCAGAAGGAAAAAGACATGGTATCCCTCTTGCTAAAGGTTAACTCACCCGATGATTACACTTACAGGCATAGCCTGAAAGTGAGCATGATCGCCTATCATTTATCCATATGGTCGGGTGAATCCGAAGAATACGCCCGATTTGCGGCAAAAGCGGGACTCCTGCATGATATTGGGAAAAGCAAAATCAACCCGGATCTGCTGGCCAAACCCGGTTCCCTCACTCCTGAAGAGCACGCTGCTATACAAAAACATACTATCTATGGTTATGAGATGATCCGGTCTTCTCTGCAGGATGAAATCCTTGCTCTAGTCGCCCTGCAGCATCACGAGAGATTAGACGGGTCCGGCTACCCTTATCAACGAAAAAAAGATCAGATTCATCCGTTCCCCCGTATTATTTCAATTGCAGACGAATACAGCTCCATGACTTCTGAGCGTACATACCGTGCCAAGAAAGACCTTTTGGCCGTTCTTAAAGAACTTCATAAACTCAGTTTCGGGAAGTTGGATCCAAGGCTTACATATGTATTCATCGAACATATGATTCCTAATTTTATTGGCAAAAAAGCCCGGCTATCCGACGGACGTGAAGGAGTTATTGTCATGACGAACCCCACCTCCTACTTCAGGCCTTTAATCCAGGTAGAGGGAAACTTTATTAACCTGGATCATCTGCCTCAACTGGAAATTACCCATATTATGCAGGAGTAA
- a CDS encoding transposase, with protein MKRKRYELDFKRMVVAKGKEIGNMTAVARQHELDPKMVIRWARELDRKDIGQLDGTSLKQAAYVRTAADYAALAKEHEKLKKLYAEQALEREILRDLVKKTNPHLRIK; from the coding sequence ATGAAGAGGAAACGATATGAATTAGATTTTAAGAGAATGGTCGTTGCTAAAGGTAAAGAGATTGGCAATATGACGGCTGTAGCCCGGCAGCATGAGCTCGATCCAAAGATGGTGATTCGATGGGCCAGAGAGCTAGATCGTAAGGATATTGGACAGTTAGACGGGACAAGCTTGAAACAAGCTGCATATGTTCGAACGGCTGCTGACTATGCGGCTCTTGCAAAAGAGCATGAGAAGCTTAAGAAGCTATATGCTGAACAAGCATTAGAGAGGGAAATCCTCCGCGACCTAGTAAAAAAAACGAACCCACACTTGCGGATAAAATAG